The following are encoded in a window of Candidatus Kryptoniota bacterium genomic DNA:
- a CDS encoding TlpA disulfide reductase family protein, with protein sequence MKRKSLVLVCALLFASCSKQPAQQNAGSASKVTPSSADFRNNVSLATSVAPSQNEFASDFSWYDNSGKLVSLKSLRGKTVLINFWATWCGPCKAELPDIESISKEYASKGLVIVGVSVDKGSDLLNQVSSFVSDNGLTYQIVIDNDDVADAFGNINVIPTSFIVDKDGKIATRWLGERDKTYLESTIKKFLD encoded by the coding sequence ATGAAACGTAAGAGTCTCGTACTAGTATGCGCGCTGCTATTCGCCTCGTGCAGTAAGCAACCGGCTCAACAAAACGCAGGAAGCGCGTCAAAGGTAACTCCTTCCTCGGCGGACTTCAGGAACAATGTCTCTCTCGCAACGAGTGTCGCCCCTTCACAAAATGAGTTCGCATCGGACTTCTCGTGGTACGATAACTCGGGTAAACTGGTGTCGCTCAAGAGCCTGAGAGGCAAGACAGTCCTGATAAACTTCTGGGCGACATGGTGCGGTCCATGCAAAGCGGAGCTTCCCGACATCGAATCGATCAGCAAAGAGTATGCTTCAAAAGGTCTAGTGATAGTCGGAGTGTCGGTGGACAAAGGAAGCGATCTATTGAATCAGGTTTCAAGTTTCGTATCGGATAACGGTCTCACATATCAGATCGTAATAGACAACGATGATGTCGCCGACGCATTTGGAAATATCAATGTCATACCGACTTCATTTATCGTGGACAAAGATGGAAAGATCGCGACTCGCTGGCTCGGGGAGCGTGATAAGACTTATCTTGAATCGACGATAAAAAAATTTCTCGATTAG
- a CDS encoding zf-HC2 domain-containing protein yields MDCRESRDLMSAAVDNELAKSESQSFYEHIEICGSCRDEFELERLTKAYIKRKITFVDVPYDLETAIMAQISNQGGTAIPSGFLDRVVSNSIFQPVLAVGVVFVLAIILFFANKDNIVLPPSPGDQLATSVAASLDGLTIAGNNFQDVLSGKFKPEITAIATADVASFILKNAGYTLDLPGVQSADWIGGSVSSQGRHKMAHVIYKMGENYIYLYCFPKDAMISQNVHLPAKCMDTIDKNDWFWTQDEDGDVQAVWNFQNNVCIATANLDKKDLVAYLQPGTGAKNP; encoded by the coding sequence GTGGACTGCAGGGAATCCCGCGACTTGATGAGCGCGGCGGTCGACAACGAACTCGCCAAGAGTGAATCGCAGAGTTTCTACGAACACATCGAGATTTGCGGGAGCTGCAGGGACGAATTCGAACTCGAGAGACTGACCAAAGCCTACATCAAGCGCAAGATCACCTTCGTAGATGTGCCTTATGATCTTGAAACTGCGATCATGGCTCAGATATCCAATCAAGGCGGCACCGCGATCCCCTCCGGCTTCTTAGACCGGGTCGTCAGCAACAGCATTTTCCAGCCGGTGCTTGCCGTCGGAGTTGTTTTTGTCCTCGCGATTATTTTGTTTTTCGCAAACAAGGATAACATCGTCCTTCCTCCGTCACCGGGGGACCAGCTGGCAACTTCGGTTGCTGCGTCTCTCGACGGGCTGACTATAGCGGGAAACAATTTCCAGGACGTGCTGAGCGGGAAGTTCAAACCCGAAATTACCGCGATCGCGACGGCCGATGTAGCATCCTTCATTCTAAAGAACGCGGGCTATACGCTAGATCTTCCCGGAGTCCAGAGCGCGGACTGGATCGGCGGAAGTGTTTCCTCCCAGGGAAGACACAAGATGGCCCATGTCATTTATAAGATGGGTGAGAATTATATCTACCTCTACTGCTTCCCGAAGGACGCGATGATCTCACAAAACGTCCATCTCCCGGCCAAGTGCATGGACACCATCGACAAGAACGACTGGTTCTGGACACAGGATGAAGACGGAGACGTACAGGCGGTCTGGAATTTCCAGAACAACGTGTGCATAGCAACAGCCAATCTTGACAAGAAAGATCTTGTGGCCTATCTCCAACCAGGAACAGGCGCGAAAAATCCATGA
- a CDS encoding sigma-70 family RNA polymerase sigma factor — translation MLPHMAALYNFALRMTGDPDDAKDLVQETFMKAYRFFDKYAQGTNAKAWLFRIMKNSYINRYRKESKEPDKIDYDDIKDFYATVKDSAVDTNDLQEKIFGGLFEDEVAKALQELPEDFRTVVILCDIEGYTYEEIADFIEIPIGTVRSRLHRGRKMLRSMLREYALKRGFKDVYDEADED, via the coding sequence ATGCTGCCGCACATGGCTGCGTTGTACAACTTTGCGCTTCGGATGACCGGGGACCCTGACGATGCAAAGGATCTTGTCCAGGAAACTTTCATGAAGGCTTACAGGTTCTTCGACAAGTACGCACAGGGAACGAACGCTAAGGCATGGTTGTTTCGGATAATGAAGAATTCATACATCAACCGTTATCGGAAAGAATCCAAGGAGCCCGATAAGATTGATTATGACGATATAAAAGATTTTTACGCGACGGTTAAGGATTCGGCGGTCGATACAAATGATTTACAGGAAAAAATATTCGGAGGTCTGTTCGAGGATGAAGTTGCCAAGGCGCTGCAGGAACTTCCGGAAGATTTCAGGACGGTCGTTATCTTGTGCGACATTGAAGGTTACACTTACGAAGAGATCGCCGATTTCATCGAGATACCTATCGGTACCGTCAGGTCGCGACTTCATCGTGGCAGGAAAATGCTGCGTTCTATGCTGAGGGAATACGCCCTGAAGCGCGGGTTCAAAGATGTTTATGATGAAGCAGACGAAGATTGA
- a CDS encoding aldo/keto reductase yields MKTRILGKNGPALTVVGFGAWAIGGPWEFGWGPVNDADSVAAIKRAFDRGINWIDTAAVYGLGHSEETVAKALGGMRHSVFIATKCGMIWDSKGNVRTHLGPSSIRSEIENSLRRLKTDHVDLYQFHWPDPLTPVEDSWGVMLKLREEGKVRFIGVSNFDVLLLERCMAIAPVQSLQPPFNLLKREVENEMLPYCRENGIGVVAYSPMMSGLLSGKFDATRMSADDWRRKNKMFQEPLLSRELAFVDRLRPIAAKYSRTVGQLAVAWVNMNPAVTSSIVGARTAEQVKENVTADFEIDSGDMKIIESALEETLQ; encoded by the coding sequence TTGAAAACTAGAATTTTGGGAAAGAACGGACCTGCGCTTACCGTTGTCGGATTCGGTGCGTGGGCAATAGGAGGACCGTGGGAATTCGGGTGGGGGCCGGTTAATGACGCAGATTCGGTGGCGGCAATAAAACGAGCATTCGATCGGGGGATAAACTGGATCGACACCGCCGCAGTCTACGGGCTCGGACATTCCGAAGAGACAGTCGCAAAGGCGCTCGGGGGGATGAGACACAGTGTTTTCATCGCGACGAAATGCGGGATGATATGGGATTCGAAGGGAAACGTCAGAACTCATCTTGGACCATCCAGCATTAGGAGCGAGATTGAAAACAGCCTTCGGAGGCTGAAGACGGACCATGTGGACCTCTATCAGTTCCACTGGCCAGATCCGCTGACTCCTGTCGAAGATTCGTGGGGAGTGATGCTGAAGTTGCGCGAGGAAGGTAAGGTCAGATTTATAGGCGTGAGCAATTTCGATGTACTGCTCCTGGAGCGATGCATGGCAATAGCACCCGTGCAGTCGCTCCAGCCGCCGTTCAACCTCCTGAAGCGAGAAGTCGAAAACGAAATGCTTCCATATTGCCGGGAAAATGGAATTGGAGTGGTCGCCTACAGCCCGATGATGTCCGGTCTCCTGAGCGGGAAATTCGACGCGACTAGAATGAGCGCCGACGACTGGCGCAGAAAGAACAAGATGTTCCAGGAACCGCTCCTCTCCCGGGAACTCGCTTTCGTCGATAGGCTCAGGCCAATTGCGGCGAAGTATTCAAGGACGGTCGGGCAACTCGCCGTGGCCTGGGTGAACATGAACCCGGCAGTCACGTCCTCCATCGTCGGGGCGAGAACGGCCGAACAAGTCAAGGAGAATGTCACAGCTGACTTCGAGATTGATTCCGGCGACATGAAGATTATTGAGTCGGCACTCGAGGAAACGCTTCAGTGA
- a CDS encoding DUF362 domain-containing protein — MTKSKVAVVKTRPERVLQDYGRLVEMAGAAECLDGTAPTILKDNISWHFPYISANTMPWQLEGTVLALKKLGFGELIAVHNNTVVTDPNKGEKLNKLAAVYRKYGILEIYNNEPDEVEWVPYSPKARMLALHKIFPDGLKIPGFFLGKNIVHLPTMKTHIYTTTTGAMKNAFGGLLNTRRHYAHSWIHETLVDLLAIQKEIHPGIFAVMDGTIAGNGPGPRTMIPVETDYILASADQVAIDAVSAKMMGFDPMSIKYIRLAHEAGLGTGDPKEIEIVGEDIRGIDLHFSVGDNFASRVGDLLWFSPMKVMQGFFFRTPIVYAFVFGSFFYHDYFWWPFRGKKIQDRIRKSSEWGKLFLSYPEV; from the coding sequence ATGACTAAATCAAAAGTTGCTGTCGTTAAGACAAGGCCTGAAAGAGTCCTGCAAGATTACGGGCGCCTTGTGGAGATGGCTGGAGCTGCCGAATGTCTTGACGGGACAGCACCCACGATCCTAAAGGACAACATCAGCTGGCATTTTCCCTACATCTCAGCCAACACGATGCCGTGGCAGCTGGAAGGAACGGTACTGGCACTCAAAAAACTAGGTTTCGGTGAGCTCATTGCTGTACACAACAACACGGTTGTAACGGATCCGAACAAGGGAGAGAAGCTGAACAAGCTTGCTGCTGTTTACCGGAAATACGGCATACTGGAGATATATAACAATGAACCGGACGAGGTCGAGTGGGTCCCATACTCGCCAAAAGCCCGGATGCTTGCTCTTCACAAGATTTTTCCTGACGGATTGAAGATTCCCGGATTCTTCCTCGGCAAAAATATCGTTCATCTCCCGACTATGAAGACCCATATCTACACGACTACCACAGGAGCGATGAAGAACGCCTTCGGCGGACTCCTCAACACGAGACGTCACTATGCCCACTCATGGATACACGAGACACTTGTCGACCTTCTTGCCATCCAGAAGGAGATTCATCCCGGCATTTTCGCTGTCATGGACGGCACTATTGCAGGCAACGGACCCGGTCCTCGCACAATGATACCTGTCGAGACCGATTACATTCTCGCAAGCGCAGACCAGGTGGCGATCGACGCGGTCTCGGCAAAGATGATGGGATTCGACCCGATGTCGATAAAGTATATAAGGCTCGCTCACGAAGCCGGTCTTGGCACCGGCGATCCCAAAGAGATAGAGATCGTCGGAGAAGATATTCGCGGCATCGATCTGCATTTTTCCGTTGGCGACAATTTCGCCAGCCGGGTCGGGGACCTCCTATGGTTCTCGCCGATGAAAGTCATGCAGGGATTCTTCTTCCGTACTCCGATAGTTTACGCATTCGTATTCGGGAGTTTTTTCTATCACGATTATTTCTGGTGGCCGTTCAGGGGAAAGAAGATACAGGACAGAATAAGAAAGTCCTCCGAGTGGGGGAAGCTCTTTCTAAGTTATCCCGAAGTCTGA
- a CDS encoding SGNH/GDSL hydrolase family protein: MKTFGVLITVAALFGGCASEKMLLNKSDRIIFLGDSITELGGQENGFVTLVEDSLAAKFGADAPAVINAGISGNKVTDLQARLDRDVISKNPTIVVIYIGINDVWHFALPSHSGTPAAKFESGLRDIITRIHAVGSKVILCTPSVIGESKNGTNPQDEMLNQYADISRKVAKDMGVQLCDLHKDFIDYLSTNNAEDKHESVLTVDGVHLTVDGNRFVAGLMLKAFGY, encoded by the coding sequence ATGAAAACATTTGGAGTTTTGATTACGGTCGCTGCACTATTCGGCGGCTGCGCGTCGGAGAAGATGTTGCTGAATAAATCCGACCGGATAATCTTCCTTGGAGACTCAATCACGGAACTTGGCGGCCAGGAAAACGGATTCGTGACACTAGTGGAGGATTCGCTCGCGGCGAAATTTGGCGCGGACGCGCCCGCTGTAATAAACGCGGGCATCAGCGGCAACAAGGTGACTGACCTCCAGGCGCGGCTCGACCGTGACGTGATATCTAAGAATCCGACTATAGTTGTCATCTATATCGGCATAAATGATGTCTGGCATTTCGCGCTCCCGAGCCACTCGGGGACTCCTGCGGCTAAGTTCGAGTCGGGGCTGAGAGACATTATTACAAGAATTCACGCGGTCGGTTCGAAAGTCATTCTCTGTACGCCAAGTGTGATTGGTGAAAGCAAGAACGGCACCAACCCGCAAGACGAAATGTTAAATCAATACGCTGATATCAGCCGCAAGGTCGCAAAAGACATGGGCGTTCAATTGTGCGACCTCCACAAAGATTTCATCGACTATCTCTCGACTAACAATGCTGAAGACAAACACGAAAGTGTGCTGACAGTTGACGGAGTTCATCTCACGGTTGACGGAAATCGATTTGTCGCAGGACTTATGCTGAAAGCGTTCGGATACTGA
- a CDS encoding Hsp20/alpha crystallin family protein has product MALIRWKPENEISTWSPLRDLVSMQRELGRVFDGLFSDFDGNVSGLSRWAPHVDVSENHDAYTIKAELPGVSKNDVKITLQDNILTLKGEKKNENEEKNAEYHRIERSYGSFERSFTLPTGVKSDKIDASFKDGVLSITLPKVEEAKPREIEVKLS; this is encoded by the coding sequence ATGGCACTGATTAGATGGAAACCCGAGAATGAAATCTCCACATGGTCGCCGCTCAGAGATCTCGTGAGCATGCAGCGCGAGCTTGGCCGCGTGTTCGACGGTCTTTTCTCGGACTTTGACGGAAACGTCTCAGGTCTGAGTCGTTGGGCACCACACGTGGATGTTTCTGAAAATCATGACGCCTATACGATCAAGGCAGAACTGCCGGGCGTAAGCAAGAACGACGTCAAGATCACTCTCCAGGACAATATTCTGACGCTGAAGGGTGAGAAGAAAAATGAGAACGAAGAGAAGAATGCTGAGTACCATCGCATCGAGCGGTCGTACGGCAGCTTCGAGAGATCGTTCACACTCCCTACCGGCGTCAAGAGTGACAAGATAGATGCGTCATTCAAGGACGGCGTCCTTTCAATCACTTTGCCGAAGGTCGAAGAGGCGAAGCCGAGAGAAATTGAAGTCAAATTGTCGTAA
- the lon gene encoding endopeptidase La, producing MPTVELDKKDEQIVMEDPGKLYNQEILPIMPLRNSVFFPRQMMPLTVMRKSTIQLVDEAFRDDLPILIVAQKDSTTERPTPDDIHKLGTVARILKVYNMPDGSRSVFVQGLYRALIFNLVQQDPYMKGFVQRVEEQKTESIEAEALVATIKNGFKKAVDLAPDLTPEHLSLIINTEDPSQVADMAMWLINIPVKEKQEVLEELNIGERLKKANLFISKLVQRLELGNKIQTEVQDEINKSQRDYFLREQMKAIKHELGEDDENVEINEVRKKIEDGSYPEEVKKTALKEVDRLQRMHPSSAEYTVARTYLDWLLELPWSTSTEDNLDIKAAEKSLERDHYGLEKVKKRILEYLAVRKLKNDMRGPILCFVGPPGVGKTSLGKSIANALGRKFVRMSLGGVHDEAEIRGHRRTYIGALPGRIIQGIKKAGSNNPVFMLDEVDKIGMDFRGDPASALLEVLDPEQNFSFSDHYVEIPFDLSKVMFIATGNMMEPIPPALRDRMEIIEIPSYVEDEKLHIAKNFLVPKQVAEHGLKDGKIKFKDEALHFIISGYTKEAGVRSLERKIADVCRGVAMEVAGGSKKEFVIDSESVVKYLGHQKFFPEVSERINRPGIATGLAWTPVGGDILFIEATRMKGKGNLILTGQLGEVMKESALAALSFIGSNAESLGIEPDFREKYDIHVHVPAGAVPKDGPSAGVTMLTAMVSLLTGRLVRNDLAMTGEITLRGAVLPIGGVKEKVIAAVRSGIKTVILPKKNELDLEEVPSHVREQVKFKFADEMNDVLSFALRPMKKEDRPPAHAQPAIAN from the coding sequence ATGCCGACAGTTGAATTGGATAAGAAAGACGAACAGATAGTAATGGAAGATCCCGGTAAGCTCTACAACCAGGAGATCCTTCCGATAATGCCTCTAAGGAATTCAGTTTTCTTCCCGAGGCAGATGATGCCTCTGACAGTCATGAGAAAGAGCACGATACAGCTTGTCGATGAGGCGTTCCGTGACGACCTTCCGATACTTATCGTAGCTCAGAAGGATTCGACTACCGAGCGCCCGACGCCCGATGATATTCACAAACTCGGTACGGTGGCGCGCATACTGAAAGTTTATAACATGCCGGACGGGTCAAGAAGTGTATTCGTACAGGGACTCTATCGCGCACTGATATTTAATCTTGTCCAGCAGGATCCCTACATGAAGGGATTTGTCCAGCGAGTTGAGGAACAGAAGACGGAAAGCATCGAGGCCGAGGCACTCGTAGCGACAATAAAGAACGGGTTCAAGAAAGCTGTCGATCTTGCTCCTGACCTCACACCGGAGCATTTAAGTTTAATAATTAATACCGAGGACCCGAGCCAGGTCGCAGATATGGCGATGTGGCTGATCAATATTCCCGTGAAGGAAAAACAGGAAGTGCTCGAAGAGTTGAACATAGGCGAGAGACTGAAGAAGGCGAACCTTTTCATCAGCAAACTCGTCCAGCGGCTTGAACTTGGAAATAAGATTCAGACCGAAGTTCAGGACGAGATCAATAAGAGTCAGCGCGATTATTTCCTGCGCGAGCAGATGAAGGCGATCAAGCACGAGCTCGGCGAAGATGACGAGAACGTGGAGATAAACGAGGTCCGGAAAAAAATTGAGGACGGAAGTTATCCAGAAGAAGTCAAAAAGACAGCTCTCAAAGAAGTGGACAGGCTCCAGAGGATGCATCCGTCAAGTGCGGAATATACGGTTGCCAGGACTTACCTGGATTGGCTCCTCGAATTGCCGTGGAGTACATCGACGGAGGATAACCTGGATATCAAGGCGGCTGAAAAATCTCTTGAGCGCGATCATTACGGTCTGGAGAAGGTGAAGAAGAGAATCCTCGAGTATCTGGCTGTCCGGAAATTGAAGAACGATATGAGAGGTCCAATCCTCTGCTTCGTCGGCCCTCCAGGAGTTGGAAAGACGAGTCTCGGCAAGTCGATTGCAAATGCGCTCGGAAGAAAATTCGTAAGGATGTCGCTCGGCGGCGTTCACGATGAGGCTGAAATCCGAGGCCACAGGCGGACTTACATCGGAGCTCTTCCCGGCAGAATAATCCAGGGAATCAAGAAAGCCGGGTCGAATAACCCAGTCTTCATGCTGGATGAAGTCGATAAGATCGGAATGGACTTCAGGGGCGATCCTGCAAGCGCGCTTCTGGAAGTTCTCGATCCCGAACAGAATTTTTCTTTCAGCGATCATTATGTCGAGATCCCGTTCGACCTTTCGAAGGTAATGTTCATCGCTACGGGCAATATGATGGAGCCAATTCCACCGGCACTTCGCGACAGGATGGAGATCATCGAGATCCCAAGTTACGTCGAGGACGAAAAGCTTCACATTGCGAAGAATTTTCTTGTCCCGAAACAGGTAGCGGAACACGGCCTGAAGGATGGGAAGATCAAATTCAAGGATGAAGCCCTTCACTTCATAATATCGGGTTACACGAAAGAAGCCGGCGTGCGAAGTCTTGAAAGAAAAATCGCGGACGTTTGTCGCGGCGTTGCAATGGAAGTCGCCGGCGGCTCGAAGAAGGAATTTGTGATAGACAGCGAGTCTGTCGTGAAATATCTGGGCCACCAGAAGTTCTTTCCGGAAGTGTCTGAAAGGATAAACAGGCCCGGTATCGCGACGGGTCTCGCGTGGACGCCGGTCGGCGGAGACATACTCTTCATCGAAGCGACCAGGATGAAAGGAAAAGGTAACCTCATTTTGACTGGACAGCTTGGAGAAGTGATGAAGGAATCCGCCCTGGCAGCTCTGAGTTTCATCGGATCGAACGCCGAGTCGCTCGGGATTGAGCCGGACTTCAGAGAGAAGTACGACATACACGTACACGTTCCGGCTGGCGCGGTCCCGAAAGACGGTCCCTCGGCGGGCGTTACGATGCTGACGGCGATGGTGTCTCTCCTGACTGGAAGACTTGTCAGGAATGATCTTGCGATGACCGGTGAAATAACACTGCGCGGAGCCGTGCTCCCGATCGGAGGCGTGAAGGAAAAAGTCATCGCAGCAGTCCGGTCAGGAATAAAAACAGTCATACTTCCGAAGAAGAACGAGCTTGATCTCGAGGAAGTACCGTCACACGTTCGCGAACAGGTGAAATTCAAATTTGCAGACGAGATGAACGATGTGCTGAGCTTCGCACTGAGGCCGATGAAGAAAGAAGACAGGCCGCCGGCACACGCGCAGCCCGCGATTGCGAACTGA
- a CDS encoding SxtJ family membrane protein — MVILSNHEERLLQTIKKIGRLVYKWWMAFARWLGIVNATILLTIVYMIVIGPMFLIMKLLRKDLMGHRPPASGSLWKPKEQYPHTIDQARHQF, encoded by the coding sequence TTGGTCATATTATCGAACCACGAGGAGAGACTACTGCAAACGATAAAGAAGATCGGCCGGCTAGTTTATAAATGGTGGATGGCATTTGCACGTTGGCTTGGAATAGTAAATGCCACGATACTTCTCACAATCGTCTACATGATCGTTATCGGCCCGATGTTCCTGATTATGAAACTCCTCAGGAAAGACCTGATGGGGCATCGGCCACCCGCGAGCGGTTCTCTCTGGAAACCGAAAGAACAATATCCACACACTATCGACCAGGCCCGCCATCAATTCTGA
- a CDS encoding carbamoyltransferase, which yields MNILGISCFYHDAAAAVVKDGDLIAAAQEERFTREKHDQNFPSHAIDFCLSRSGLKPQELDYIAFYDKPFVKFDRILQTYVSTWPRGLFSFLKAMPVWIKEKIWIPQMIRNRLDYEGEILFSEHHMSHAASAFLVSPFEEAAILTTDGVGEWDCATYGYGRGNDIHLSKSIPFPHSLGLFYSAFTYYLGFRVNSAEYKVMGLAPYGEPRFYDLIMRELVSLRDDGSFSLNMKYFTYEYGLKMVGRRFSQLFGEPVREPESKLTQFHKDVAASLQKATDTIVVKMAQHIEGETGMKKLCMAGGVALNCVSNSKILENTSFVDVFVQPAAGDAGGSVGAAYYVYNTLLGNPRTYIMNEVFLGPDFMDDDIESLLRSKNISYRKCGRQELIEETARLIADQKVVGWFQGRMEFGPRALGNRSIIADARNPKNQSVVNLKIKFRESFRPFAPTVLEERMEEYFKFDRPGPFMLFVADVRSDRRVIPAVTHVDGSARLQTISRKQNELYYDLIAEFDRQTGCPVIINTSFNVRGEPIVCTPGDAWRCFMRTEMDCLVIGSFILEKGKLGAYKEDTVEEKFELD from the coding sequence ATGAATATCCTTGGAATCTCCTGCTTCTACCATGATGCCGCGGCGGCTGTGGTCAAAGACGGCGACTTGATCGCGGCTGCCCAGGAGGAGCGATTCACCCGTGAGAAGCACGACCAGAATTTTCCATCACACGCCATTGATTTTTGTTTGAGCCGATCCGGTTTGAAACCACAGGAGCTTGACTACATTGCGTTTTACGACAAGCCCTTCGTCAAATTCGACCGCATACTACAGACATACGTTTCAACCTGGCCGCGAGGACTTTTTTCATTCTTAAAAGCGATGCCGGTCTGGATAAAGGAAAAGATCTGGATACCGCAGATGATCAGGAACCGGCTCGACTACGAAGGAGAGATTCTTTTCTCTGAGCATCACATGTCCCATGCCGCGAGCGCATTTTTGGTTTCGCCCTTCGAAGAGGCGGCAATTCTCACCACTGACGGCGTCGGCGAATGGGACTGTGCCACCTACGGGTACGGCCGGGGAAACGATATTCACCTGTCGAAGTCGATCCCTTTTCCACACTCGCTTGGGTTGTTTTACTCTGCATTTACTTATTATCTCGGATTCAGAGTAAACAGCGCCGAGTACAAAGTGATGGGTCTCGCGCCGTACGGCGAGCCAAGATTTTATGATTTGATCATGAGAGAACTTGTTTCTCTGAGAGATGACGGCAGCTTCAGTCTAAATATGAAATACTTTACGTACGAATACGGCTTAAAAATGGTGGGGAGGAGATTCAGTCAATTGTTTGGCGAACCGGTGCGCGAACCGGAATCGAAGTTGACACAATTTCACAAAGACGTGGCGGCTTCGCTGCAGAAAGCGACCGACACGATTGTCGTCAAAATGGCGCAGCACATTGAAGGCGAGACGGGTATGAAAAAGCTTTGCATGGCAGGCGGCGTCGCGCTCAATTGCGTTTCGAACAGCAAGATTCTGGAAAACACTTCATTCGTTGACGTGTTTGTTCAGCCGGCTGCGGGAGACGCCGGTGGATCGGTGGGAGCGGCTTACTACGTCTATAACACACTTCTCGGAAATCCCAGAACGTATATAATGAATGAAGTTTTTCTCGGACCTGATTTCATGGATGATGATATCGAATCTCTCCTCAGGTCGAAAAATATCAGTTACAGGAAGTGCGGTAGACAGGAGCTCATTGAAGAAACTGCTCGACTGATCGCGGACCAGAAGGTCGTCGGCTGGTTCCAGGGAAGGATGGAGTTCGGGCCGCGCGCCCTCGGGAACAGGAGCATTATCGCCGACGCCCGTAATCCGAAGAACCAATCGGTCGTGAATTTGAAGATAAAATTCCGCGAGAGTTTTCGCCCCTTTGCCCCAACTGTCCTTGAAGAAAGGATGGAAGAGTATTTCAAATTCGATCGTCCGGGACCGTTCATGCTCTTTGTCGCCGACGTCCGGTCCGACAGACGTGTCATCCCGGCGGTGACTCATGTCGATGGATCCGCGAGGTTGCAGACAATCTCGAGAAAGCAAAACGAGCTTTATTACGATCTAATCGCTGAATTCGATAGGCAGACCGGATGTCCGGTCATTATCAACACATCGTTCAACGTCCGTGGCGAGCCGATTGTCTGTACACCTGGCGACGCCTGGCGCTGCTTCATGAGGACTGAAATGGATTGTCTGGTGATCGGAAGCTTCATACTTGAAAAGGGGAAACTCGGCGCGTACAAAGAAGATACTGTCGAGGAGAAATTTGAGCTTGACTAG
- a CDS encoding DUF5989 family protein, which translates to MNRAKKIKNSLSIFGELWAFMRIRKKWWLGPIILVLLFLGLFIVLTQGSALAPFIYTLF; encoded by the coding sequence ATGAATCGCGCTAAGAAGATTAAGAATAGTCTTTCGATATTCGGCGAGCTTTGGGCGTTTATGAGGATCCGAAAGAAGTGGTGGCTCGGACCGATCATTCTGGTACTCCTGTTCCTCGGACTCTTTATCGTGCTTACTCAGGGTTCGGCACTCGCGCCGTTCATTTATACGTTGTTCTAG